The following coding sequences lie in one Homo sapiens chromosome 6 genomic scaffold, GRCh38.p14 alternate locus group ALT_REF_LOCI_5 HSCHR6_MHC_MCF_CTG1 genomic window:
- the DHX16 gene encoding pre-mRNA-splicing factor ATP-dependent RNA helicase DHX16 isoform X2, producing the protein MVDEAHERTLHTDILFGLIKDVARFRPELKVLVASATMDTARFSTFFDDAPVFRIPGRRFPVDIFYTKAPEADYLEACVVSVLQIHVTQPPGDILVFLTGQEEIEAACEMLQDRCRRLGSKIRELLVLPIYANLPSDMQARIFQPTPPGARKVVVATNIAETSLTIEGIIYVLDPGFCKQKSYNPRTGMESLTVTPCSKASANQRAGRAGRVAAGKCFRLYTAWAYQHELEETTVPEIQRTSLGNVVLLLKSLGIHDLMHFDFLDPPPYETLLLALEQLYALGALNHLGELTTSGRKMAELPVDPMLSKMILASEKYSCSEEILTVAAMLSVNNSIFYRPKDKVVHADNARVNFFLPGGDHLVLLNVYTQWAESGYSSQWCYENFVQFRSMRRARDVREQLEGLLERVEVGLSSCQGDYIRVRKAITAGYFYHTARLTRSGYRTVKQQQTVFIHPNSSLFEQQPRWLLYHELVLTTKEFMRQVLEIESSWLLEVAPHYYKAKELEDPHAKKMPKKIGKTREELG; encoded by the exons ATGGTGGATGAGGCACACGAAAGGACCCTACACACAGACATTCTCTTTGGATTGATCAAGGATGTTGCTCGCTTCCGACCTGAGCTCAAGGTCCTGGTGGCTTCAGCCACAATGGACACTGCCCGTTTTTCCACCTTCTTTGATGACGCCCCTGTGTTTCGAATCCCCGGACGCAGGTTTCCTGTGGACATCTTCTACACCAAG GCTCCAGAGGCTGACTACTTGGAAGCTTGTGTAGTATCTGTGTTGCAGATCCATGTGACCCAGCCCCCTGGGGATATCCTGGTGTTCCTGACAGGACAG GAGGAGATTGAGGCTGCCTGTGAGATGCTCCAGGATCGCTGCCGCCGCCTGGGCTCCAAAATCCGGGAGCTCCTGGTGCTGCCCATTTATGCCAATCTGCCCTCTGACATGCAGGCCCGTATCTTCCAGCCCACACCACCTGGGGCACGAAAG GTGGTTGTGGCAACGAACATTGCTGAGACATCACTCACCATTGAGGGCATCATTTATGTGCTGGATCCAGGGTTCTGTAAGCAGAAGAGCTACAACCCCCGCACAGGCATGGAATCGCTCACTGTCACACCCTGCAGCAAG GCCTCAGCCAATCAGCGAGCTGGCAGGGCAGGTCGGGTGGCTGCAGGGAAGTGCTTCCGCCTGTATACCGCCTGGGCCTATCAGCACGAGCTTGAGGAAACCACAGTGCCTGAGATCCAgaggaccagcttgggcaatgtcgTGTTGCTGCTCAAGAGCTTAG GGATCCATGACCTAATGCACTTTGATTTCCTGGACCCTCCACCATATGAGACACTGCTGCTGGCTTTGGAGCAGCTGTATGCTCTGGGAGCCCTCAACCACCTTGGGGAGCTCACCACG TCTGGTCGAAAGATGGCAGAGCTGCCGGTGGACCCCATGCTGTCCAAAATGATCTTAGCCTCTGAGAA GTACAGCTGTTCAGAGGAGATCCTGACAGTGGCTGCCATGCTCTCTGTCAACAACTCCATCTTCTACCGACCAAAGGACAAGGTCGTCCATGCTGACAATGCCCGTGTCAACTTCTTTCTCCCTGGCGGTGACCACCTGGTTCTGCTAAATGTTTACACACAG TGGGCTGAGAGTGGTTACTCTTCCCAGTGGTGCTATGAGAACTTTGTACAGTTCAGATCGATGCGCCGAGCCCGGGATGTGCGGGAACAGCTGGAAGGGCTCTTGGAACGTGTGGAAGTTGGTCTCAGTTCCTGCCAGGGGGACTATATCCGTGTACGCAAG GCCATCACTGCTGGTTACTTTTACCACACGGCACGGTTGACTCGGAGTGGCTACCGCACAGTGAAACAGCAGCAGACAGTCTTCATTCATCCCAACTCCTCCCTCTTTGAGCAACAGCCACGCTGGCTGCTCTACCACGAACTTGTCTTGACCACCAAAGAGTTCATGAGACAG GTACTGGAGATTGAGAGCAGTTGGCTTCTGGAGGTGGCTCCCCATTATTATAAGGCCAAGGAGCTAGAAGATCCCCATGCTAAGAAAATGCccaaaaaaataggcaaaacacgAGAAGAGCTAGGGTAA